A genomic segment from Neobacillus sp. YX16 encodes:
- a CDS encoding ThuA domain-containing protein — MVKVTVWNENRHEQKNPVVRDIYPNGIHGAIAEFLKADGFEAGTATLDEPEHGLTDDVLDKTDVLVWWGHLAHGEVKDEIVQKVQQRVLDGMGLIVLHSGHFSKIFKTLMGTSCDLKWREADEKERLWVVSPSHPIAEGITEYIELEKEEMYGEHFDIPQPDELIFTSWFEGGEVFRSGCTYKRGNGKVFYFRPGHETYPTYHNKDIHRVISNAVKWAQPVKRERPVYGNTKPLEVIGGK, encoded by the coding sequence ATGGTAAAAGTAACAGTTTGGAATGAAAACCGTCACGAACAAAAAAATCCTGTTGTAAGAGATATATACCCTAATGGAATACATGGTGCGATAGCAGAATTTTTAAAGGCAGACGGCTTCGAAGCAGGGACCGCTACTCTAGACGAACCAGAGCATGGCTTAACGGATGACGTTCTAGACAAGACAGATGTATTAGTTTGGTGGGGACATTTAGCACATGGAGAAGTAAAGGATGAAATTGTCCAAAAGGTTCAGCAGCGAGTTCTTGATGGCATGGGTCTGATTGTTCTTCATTCTGGTCATTTCTCAAAAATATTTAAAACTTTAATGGGAACAAGCTGTGATCTAAAATGGCGGGAAGCAGATGAAAAAGAACGTCTTTGGGTTGTGAGCCCAAGTCATCCAATTGCAGAAGGGATCACTGAATACATTGAATTAGAAAAGGAAGAAATGTATGGGGAGCATTTTGATATTCCGCAGCCAGATGAGCTCATTTTCACAAGCTGGTTCGAAGGCGGAGAAGTTTTTCGCAGCGGCTGTACTTACAAACGCGGAAATGGAAAGGTATTTTACTTCCGACCAGGTCATGAAACCTATCCTACGTACCATAACAAAGACATTCACCGTGTCATTAGCAATGCAGTGAAATGGGCTCAGCCTGTAAAGCGTGAACGTCCTGTCTATGGAAACACGAAACCACTAGAAGTAATTGGAGGGAAATAA
- a CDS encoding glycoside hydrolase family 3 N-terminal domain-containing protein, translating into MVEQQLNEIIQKMTLNEKIGQLLQLATPFFKGASDKGEITGPMTGMGITDEVSQNCGSVLGASGAREVMNIQKAHLEENRLGIPLLMMADIVHGFKTIFPVPLAIGCSWDLDLAEKSAEIAAKEAAVSGVHVTFAPMVDIVRDPRWGRVMESTGEDPYLNSLFARAFVRGFQGTNLANDQNRVAACVKHFAAYGAPEGGREYNTVDMSERQLRESYLPPYKAALDEGCEMVMTAFNTVDGIPATGNKKLMRNLLRDEWGFDGVMISDWGAVKELIPHGIAEDSSEAAVKALQAGVDIEMMTTCYVDNLKQLVESGTIEETLIDEAVLRILKLKQKLGLFENPYRGADEKREQEYILSEGHRRAAREVATKSCVLLKNQSVLPLNRHQKIALIGPFAQNGDILGPWSWQGSYEEAVKMDEGIKMKLDPSLLTVAKGCDIETGTENEMNMALNVASEADVIILALGESSAMSGEGGSRADICLPEIQLQLIAEVKKLQKPIVAVLFNGRPLDLHGVIDQADAVLEAWYPGTEGGAAIADLLFGDANPSGRLSMTFPYSVGQVPVYYNHFNTGRPKTSEEYVRYVSHYLDIPNEPLLPFGFGLSYTTFSYTDASLSAESMNSEQAITLSVSITNTGNVAGEEVVQLYIRDVAGEIVRPVKELKAFKKILLEPNETKEVSFTITEEQLRYHHENLQFTSDAGTYIAYVGRNSQDVSALTFKLVK; encoded by the coding sequence ATGGTGGAACAACAATTGAATGAAATAATTCAGAAAATGACTTTAAACGAAAAGATTGGCCAACTGCTTCAGTTAGCAACACCCTTCTTTAAAGGAGCATCCGATAAAGGCGAGATAACTGGACCAATGACAGGGATGGGAATTACTGATGAAGTCTCACAAAATTGTGGTTCGGTCTTGGGTGCCTCAGGTGCAAGAGAAGTTATGAACATTCAAAAAGCCCATTTAGAGGAAAATCGTCTCGGGATTCCTTTATTAATGATGGCCGATATTGTTCACGGATTTAAAACGATTTTCCCTGTACCTCTAGCAATTGGTTGTTCTTGGGACCTGGACCTAGCTGAAAAGAGTGCTGAGATTGCAGCTAAAGAGGCTGCAGTTTCTGGGGTTCATGTTACATTTGCTCCTATGGTTGACATAGTTCGTGATCCACGTTGGGGCAGGGTCATGGAGTCTACTGGAGAAGATCCTTATTTAAATAGTCTATTTGCTCGTGCATTTGTTCGAGGATTCCAAGGAACGAATTTAGCGAATGACCAAAATCGTGTAGCTGCATGTGTTAAACACTTTGCAGCTTATGGAGCGCCTGAAGGTGGACGTGAATATAACACTGTTGATATGTCGGAAAGACAACTGCGTGAGTCATACTTACCACCATATAAAGCCGCCTTAGATGAAGGCTGTGAAATGGTAATGACTGCTTTTAACACCGTAGATGGTATCCCTGCTACAGGAAATAAAAAGTTAATGCGCAATTTGCTTCGTGATGAATGGGGATTTGACGGAGTCATGATTTCCGACTGGGGTGCGGTCAAGGAGTTAATTCCGCATGGTATAGCTGAAGATTCCTCAGAAGCTGCTGTAAAAGCTCTTCAAGCTGGTGTGGACATTGAAATGATGACGACATGCTACGTAGATAACTTAAAGCAGCTTGTGGAAAGTGGCACTATAGAAGAAACACTAATTGATGAAGCGGTTCTTCGAATTTTGAAATTAAAACAAAAATTAGGATTATTTGAAAATCCATATCGTGGTGCAGATGAAAAACGTGAGCAAGAATATATTCTATCTGAGGGTCATCGCAGGGCAGCACGAGAAGTAGCGACAAAGTCATGTGTACTATTAAAGAATCAATCCGTTCTTCCATTAAATAGGCACCAGAAAATCGCGTTAATTGGTCCTTTTGCTCAAAATGGTGATATTTTAGGCCCTTGGTCATGGCAAGGTTCTTATGAGGAAGCCGTTAAAATGGACGAAGGTATAAAAATGAAACTTGACCCTTCTTTGCTTACAGTCGCAAAAGGCTGTGACATTGAAACAGGTACTGAAAATGAAATGAATATGGCATTAAATGTGGCAAGCGAAGCAGATGTTATTATCCTTGCTTTAGGTGAAAGTTCAGCAATGAGCGGAGAAGGTGGCAGTAGAGCTGATATTTGTTTACCAGAAATTCAACTCCAATTGATTGCCGAAGTGAAAAAACTGCAAAAACCAATAGTAGCTGTATTATTTAATGGTCGTCCTCTCGATTTACATGGTGTGATCGATCAAGCAGATGCAGTGTTAGAAGCTTGGTATCCAGGAACAGAAGGTGGAGCAGCGATTGCTGATTTACTATTTGGTGATGCCAATCCATCTGGTCGATTGTCCATGACATTCCCATATTCAGTCGGACAAGTTCCAGTATATTACAATCATTTTAATACTGGCCGCCCGAAAACTTCTGAAGAATATGTGCGGTATGTATCACACTATCTGGATATTCCGAATGAACCTTTACTTCCATTTGGATTTGGTTTAAGCTATACCACCTTCTCATACACCGATGCATCGTTGTCGGCAGAGAGTATGAATTCTGAACAAGCTATTACTCTATCTGTAAGCATAACGAATACCGGCAATGTTGCTGGAGAAGAAGTCGTACAGCTATATATACGTGACGTTGCAGGAGAAATTGTCCGACCTGTAAAGGAATTGAAAGCGTTTAAAAAGATTTTGTTAGAGCCGAATGAAACGAAAGAAGTTTCCTTCACAATCACAGAAGAACAACTTCGATACCATCATGAGAACCTTCAGTTTACAAGTGATGCTGGTACGTATATCGCATATGTTGGTCGAAACAGCCAAGATGTATCCGCTCTTACTTTTAAATTAGTAAAATAG
- a CDS encoding AraC family transcriptional regulator, producing the protein MKTNIFFCGYSYHTNGYHSQHKSGYPAYLFRLQTEGLSEVVVKGRKVEFKKGDLLIIEPGDHYELLVKEGQNCGDYHLGCEGSWIDAWWRSSDIDNISQIGIDDKLLTLWRQIMMEKRRPSSSQNEELTGYLLRALCLYLERAANETVPSFIYPYSVSRMMRYIEEHATTAFKLEDVARHAGLSVSRSVHLFKSHVGKTIIEYAHEIRLSAAIERMKYTTMTLEQIADDCGFGSYPYFHRVFHKKYGVAPGVYRRLDME; encoded by the coding sequence ATGAAAACCAATATATTTTTTTGCGGCTATTCCTATCATACTAATGGATATCATTCACAACACAAATCCGGGTATCCAGCTTATCTATTCCGCCTGCAAACGGAAGGTCTTAGTGAAGTAGTGGTGAAGGGAAGAAAAGTGGAATTTAAGAAAGGTGACCTTTTGATTATAGAACCTGGTGATCATTATGAACTGCTGGTCAAAGAGGGGCAAAACTGCGGGGACTATCACTTAGGATGTGAAGGGTCATGGATTGACGCATGGTGGCGCAGTTCTGACATAGATAATATTTCTCAAATTGGAATTGATGACAAATTGCTGACTTTATGGCGTCAAATCATGATGGAAAAGCGCCGTCCATCTTCCAGCCAAAACGAAGAGCTGACCGGCTATTTGCTGCGAGCGCTCTGTTTATATTTAGAACGTGCAGCAAACGAAACGGTACCATCCTTTATCTACCCATATTCGGTGTCGCGAATGATGCGTTATATTGAAGAACACGCCACTACCGCTTTTAAACTAGAGGATGTGGCACGACATGCTGGTCTTAGCGTTTCTCGATCTGTGCATCTTTTTAAAAGTCATGTCGGGAAAACAATCATTGAATATGCACATGAAATTCGGCTTTCCGCAGCAATCGAACGGATGAAGTATACTACTATGACACTCGAGCAGATAGCTGATGATTGCGGATTCGGCAGCTATCCTTATTTTCACAGGGTATTTCATAAAAAATATGGCGTAGCTCCCGGAGTTTACAGACGTCTGGATATGGAGTAG
- a CDS encoding ankyrin repeat domain-containing protein, which translates to MDFIFEDDMLAVAVVKAIHTGDVLSLERLLAENPGLVTARIVRRDYDEKCNSFGMSRTLLHIVTDWPGHFPNGAKIVGVLLNAGAEVNARFTGPHTETPLHWAASSDDVEVIDALLEAGADIEAPGAVIAGGTPLDDAVAFGQWNAARRLVECGAKTKLWHAAALGLLNHVKEYFKGSAIPNPNEITEAFWCACHGGQKTTAEYLLEHDADINWIGYDKLTPLDTAHRSNAYELVEWLRSRGANTAADLE; encoded by the coding sequence ATGGACTTTATTTTTGAAGATGATATGCTGGCTGTCGCCGTTGTCAAGGCGATCCATACGGGGGATGTCCTATCGTTGGAACGTCTGCTTGCTGAAAATCCTGGTCTAGTCACAGCGAGAATTGTAAGAAGAGACTATGATGAAAAGTGTAACAGCTTTGGAATGTCACGCACTCTGCTCCATATTGTAACCGACTGGCCTGGTCACTTTCCCAATGGCGCGAAGATAGTGGGCGTGTTGCTTAATGCCGGTGCTGAGGTGAACGCTCGGTTCACCGGTCCACACACCGAAACACCACTTCATTGGGCGGCAAGCAGTGATGACGTTGAAGTGATTGATGCTCTTCTAGAAGCTGGTGCCGACATTGAAGCTCCTGGGGCTGTCATAGCCGGTGGTACGCCGTTAGACGATGCGGTGGCATTCGGGCAGTGGAATGCAGCACGAAGACTAGTCGAATGTGGTGCAAAGACTAAGCTTTGGCACGCTGCTGCGCTCGGGCTATTGAATCACGTAAAAGAATACTTTAAGGGAAGTGCTATTCCCAATCCAAACGAGATTACCGAGGCCTTCTGGTGTGCATGTCACGGAGGGCAGAAGACTACAGCGGAATACCTCCTCGAGCACGATGCTGACATTAATTGGATTGGCTACGACAAGCTTACCCCCCTCGATACTGCACATCGTAGTAATGCCTACGAACTAGTTGAGTGGTTGCGGAGTCGAGGTGCTAATACCGCCGCTGATCTAGAATGA
- a CDS encoding Gfo/Idh/MocA family oxidoreductase codes for MEKLRVGVIGCGSIAIHRHLPEYSSNKNVELVAVCDINEERAQATAEKYGAKAFTSYEELASSGLVEAVSVCTPNYLHAPITIAALNAGLHVLCEKPMATSKEEAEEMIAAAKTNGKKLMIAHNQRFVPSHQRARQLIQSGEVGKIYSFRTAFGHGGPEGWSVDGKDSWFFEKEKAFVGAMGDLGVHKTDLLRYVLGEEITEVGSFVETNAKEFATVDDNAVCVLKTESGIIGTLAASWAYTSKEDNSTIIYGEKAILRLEDDPINSLVVQYTNGEIANYQLGKIQSNSAGGQNNSRVIDQFVDAVIKGHEVPVTGEEGMKSLEVILAALESNETKRIVRVRER; via the coding sequence ATGGAAAAATTAAGAGTTGGTGTGATTGGCTGCGGCAGTATTGCCATACATCGTCATTTGCCTGAATATAGTTCGAATAAAAATGTTGAACTGGTTGCTGTTTGTGATATCAATGAGGAACGTGCCCAGGCTACAGCTGAAAAATATGGGGCTAAAGCTTTTACAAGCTATGAAGAGTTAGCCAGCAGCGGTTTGGTAGAGGCAGTCAGTGTCTGTACACCAAATTATCTCCATGCTCCCATTACGATTGCTGCTTTAAACGCGGGACTTCATGTCCTTTGTGAAAAACCAATGGCCACTTCAAAAGAAGAAGCAGAAGAGATGATTGCTGCGGCAAAAACGAATGGTAAGAAGTTAATGATTGCTCATAATCAGCGATTTGTACCATCACACCAAAGAGCACGTCAGTTAATCCAAAGCGGAGAAGTCGGCAAGATTTATAGCTTTCGTACCGCATTCGGACATGGAGGACCAGAAGGCTGGAGTGTTGATGGTAAAGATAGCTGGTTCTTTGAAAAAGAAAAAGCATTTGTTGGGGCTATGGGCGATTTAGGTGTACACAAGACCGATTTACTTCGCTATGTGCTGGGCGAAGAAATTACAGAAGTAGGATCTTTTGTTGAAACAAATGCAAAGGAATTCGCAACGGTTGATGATAATGCAGTATGTGTATTAAAAACCGAGAGTGGAATTATTGGAACTCTTGCTGCTAGCTGGGCTTATACAAGCAAAGAAGATAACTCAACCATTATTTATGGAGAAAAAGCGATACTTCGTTTAGAGGATGACCCTATAAATTCTCTTGTCGTTCAATATACAAACGGAGAAATAGCGAACTATCAGCTTGGTAAAATTCAGTCCAATAGTGCCGGAGGACAAAATAACTCTCGTGTAATTGATCAATTTGTTGATGCTGTAATTAAGGGGCATGAGGTGCCTGTCACCGGCGAAGAGGGCATGAAATCTTTGGAGGTTATTTTGGCTGCATTAGAGTCCAATGAAACGAAGCGAATTGTGAGAGTGAGAGAAAGATGA
- a CDS encoding Gfo/Idh/MocA family oxidoreductase — MKKLRIGIIGVGGIAVGRHIPSFLQLQDICEITALSDINIDRAQETAEKYNIPHVFPEYHDLFSVVDAVCICTPNKFHAEITIAALEAGVHVLCEKPMALSAEECEAMVAASKKADKVLAIAYHYRFMKEAQAAKKAMEDVGTPLVIRVQALRRRKVPGWGVFTNKDLQGGGSLIDYGCHLLDLALWLMGNPKHTTVTGTAYNTLSKMPNQVNQWGAFDHKTFNVDDHVTAYIQFENDASMLFETSWAANIKDDAEHLSISGVDGGLSVFPFELYTTKNGMLLNSEAAWLPGEKEPGLQQDRNFIEACLGLAELVVKPEEALQVSQIIDQIYESGGNKL, encoded by the coding sequence ATGAAAAAGCTACGTATTGGAATTATCGGAGTTGGAGGTATTGCGGTAGGCCGCCATATTCCTTCATTTCTCCAGTTGCAGGATATCTGTGAGATTACTGCTTTAAGTGATATTAATATCGATCGTGCTCAGGAAACTGCAGAAAAATATAATATTCCTCATGTTTTTCCGGAATATCATGACCTTTTTTCAGTGGTTGATGCAGTATGTATTTGCACGCCAAATAAATTCCACGCAGAAATTACGATTGCAGCCCTTGAAGCAGGAGTACATGTATTGTGTGAAAAGCCAATGGCGTTATCTGCGGAAGAATGTGAGGCGATGGTCGCTGCTTCTAAAAAGGCAGATAAAGTTCTCGCGATTGCGTATCATTACCGTTTTATGAAGGAAGCGCAAGCTGCTAAGAAAGCCATGGAAGACGTAGGTACACCGCTTGTAATAAGGGTACAGGCATTGAGACGCCGAAAAGTACCGGGGTGGGGAGTATTTACCAACAAAGACCTGCAGGGCGGCGGCAGTTTGATTGATTATGGCTGTCATTTGTTAGATTTAGCTCTATGGCTGATGGGGAATCCAAAACATACAACGGTGACAGGCACCGCCTATAACACGTTAAGTAAAATGCCTAACCAAGTGAATCAATGGGGCGCCTTTGATCATAAAACCTTTAATGTCGATGATCATGTAACAGCCTATATTCAATTTGAAAATGATGCATCTATGTTGTTTGAAACATCTTGGGCTGCCAATATAAAGGATGACGCCGAACATCTTAGCATTTCCGGTGTTGACGGGGGATTAAGTGTCTTCCCATTCGAACTTTATACTACAAAGAACGGAATGCTTTTAAATAGTGAAGCTGCATGGCTACCTGGTGAGAAAGAACCTGGTTTGCAGCAGGATAGGAACTTTATTGAAGCATGCCTTGGATTGGCTGAGCTTGTGGTAAAACCAGAAGAGGCACTTCAAGTTTCGCAGATTATTGATCAAATATATGAGAGCGGGGGAAATAAATTATGA
- a CDS encoding LacI family DNA-binding transcriptional regulator, which translates to MVNIKDIAKIAGVSISTVSYALNGSSKVTKETSERILAIAKELNYIPNAAARTLKKRQTKIIGAFLTEFSGAFYGELLKGMRETLSHNGYDLIVCSGEHSHRFLPERMIDGAIILDETFSNEELIRYADLGNKLVVLDREINHPAIKQVLLDNKGGAKLAIQHLVDKGFSEIIILTGPEGSYDSNQRLFSAREVGKDLTIIELDGDFTKSTGELAAEKLVRDYKHPVAVFCLNDEMAIGMYNYLAKTPYRIGEHFHIIGFDNIEVSHYLQPRLTTIDYSKQEWGALASEQLLKLIENHPFDNKQIFVTLFEGESVKSNSYGHN; encoded by the coding sequence ATGGTCAATATAAAGGATATTGCAAAAATAGCTGGTGTTTCCATTTCTACAGTTTCCTACGCACTGAATGGAAGCTCAAAAGTAACAAAAGAAACCTCAGAGAGAATTTTAGCGATTGCAAAAGAGTTGAACTACATACCTAATGCAGCTGCAAGAACACTTAAGAAGAGGCAAACAAAAATTATTGGTGCATTTTTAACAGAATTTAGTGGGGCCTTTTATGGGGAACTCCTCAAAGGTATGAGAGAAACTCTTTCTCATAATGGTTATGATTTAATCGTCTGCAGCGGTGAACACTCCCACCGATTTCTGCCAGAACGTATGATTGATGGAGCCATTATTTTGGATGAAACGTTTTCCAATGAAGAACTAATAAGATATGCAGACCTCGGGAATAAATTAGTTGTACTTGATCGAGAAATAAATCACCCTGCCATCAAGCAAGTGCTGCTTGATAATAAAGGCGGCGCTAAATTAGCCATTCAACACTTAGTTGATAAAGGATTTTCCGAAATTATTATCCTAACAGGCCCCGAGGGCTCATACGATTCCAACCAACGTCTATTTTCTGCTAGGGAAGTAGGCAAAGATTTAACCATTATTGAATTGGATGGCGACTTCACAAAGTCCACAGGCGAACTAGCAGCTGAGAAATTGGTCCGTGACTATAAACATCCAGTTGCAGTCTTTTGTTTAAATGATGAAATGGCAATTGGGATGTACAATTATTTAGCTAAGACCCCCTATCGTATCGGTGAACACTTCCATATTATTGGATTTGATAACATTGAGGTTTCCCATTATTTACAGCCGCGCCTGACAACGATTGATTATTCAAAGCAAGAATGGGGTGCATTGGCTTCTGAGCAATTATTGAAATTAATTGAGAATCACCCCTTTGATAACAAACAGATATTTGTGACTTTATTTGAAGGCGAGTCAGTCAAAAGCAATAGTTATGGTCATAATTAA
- a CDS encoding cellobiose phosphorylase: MLKAKKSTLQIQSGDLSFSFINSGDVASITFKHVMINQIIGNPIDGSLNNLYLRLHKNNEIMIVPLLGVKSESTVHYSDSHISWEGKVEQVIYMVTFRLSDKGIWFWEVNVEGTDVEIDVIYGQDLGLADMGAVRSNESYMAQYIDHTVFEDASRGYVVCSRQNQPQSAGFPYLQQGSLSKTVAYSTDGFQFFGLSYKETNQPEILTKLSLENEVYQYEFAYTALQSERVHLSGSKQFVFYGLFKDTHQEVINTLEFEEELMDAWDQVKELNPSSATIDEVRISPIIGEPLKTLSMEKNEIEQLFPNRHQEEWEGDNLLSFFTDKYEHVVLKEKELLVERPHGHIIMTGQNGKMKENIITTTSYMYGVFNAQLVVGNTSMNKMITNTRNALNILKTSGQRIYIEMEGVFQLLTMPSMYEMGFNYARWYYKTAEETLIITNFTTVDTPEVLLHVRSLSGKSYRYLVSNQVSMNNNEYVVPFHMEIDDQTITFRADSGADSAKAYPNLTYRIQVSGSDYNVSDEQKFGENLIPQSASLVVLELSETPEWEITVQGLLHGETIPFVKRKAEIEIETYREVYRKIMKGFKLSKNENTPAELEKVNALTWWYTHNMLVHYSVPHGLEQYGGAAWGTRDVCQGPTEYFMATQNYDAVREIIKTVFSHQYEETGNWPQWFMFDNYVTIQAHECHGDIIVWPLKMLSDYLTVTNDFSILEEHVPYTSKKTYTFTENIASILEHAKKEIGYIKDNFLHDTYLSSYGDGDWDDTLQPANAQLKQFMVSSWTVSLTYQVMNQLSKVMEKVDSVIAYELRTLATGIEADFNKYILQNEIIPGFVYMENPEEAELMLHPTDSKTGINYRLLPMTRSMISELLTPEQAETHYQIIKEKLLCPDGVRLMNRPAKYTGGISTHFKRAEQAANFGREIGLQYVHAHIRFVEAMAKLGKVDEAWNGLQVINPIGIQAVVPNAEIRQSNAYFSSSDGKFNTRYEAQERFDELRKGTVQVKGGWRIYSSGPGIYMNQLISNCLGIRFEATDLVIDPVLPQHFDGLKFEFMVNDFLVMFVYHLTNQEEKRVVINGQVTKLESLSNRYRKGGVRVNQQELEQHLNNNENVIEIFM; this comes from the coding sequence ATGTTAAAAGCAAAAAAGTCAACATTGCAGATACAATCAGGGGACTTGTCCTTTTCGTTTATAAATAGTGGTGATGTAGCTTCTATCACCTTTAAACACGTCATGATCAACCAAATCATTGGTAATCCGATCGATGGATCCTTAAATAACCTTTATTTAAGACTTCATAAAAATAATGAAATAATGATTGTTCCGCTCCTAGGAGTCAAATCTGAAAGCACCGTACACTATTCTGATTCTCACATATCTTGGGAAGGAAAAGTGGAGCAGGTAATTTATATGGTCACATTTAGGCTGTCTGATAAAGGCATTTGGTTCTGGGAAGTAAATGTCGAAGGAACAGATGTAGAAATAGATGTGATCTATGGACAAGATCTAGGTCTTGCTGATATGGGGGCTGTTCGATCAAATGAATCATATATGGCTCAATATATTGATCACACTGTATTTGAAGATGCTTCTCGAGGGTATGTGGTTTGTTCCCGCCAAAACCAACCTCAATCAGCAGGATTCCCTTATTTACAACAGGGTTCCTTATCAAAGACAGTAGCTTATTCAACAGATGGTTTCCAATTTTTTGGTCTTTCTTATAAAGAAACAAACCAACCAGAAATATTAACAAAGTTATCGCTTGAGAATGAAGTATACCAATATGAATTTGCTTATACTGCCCTTCAATCTGAACGTGTTCATTTGAGTGGGTCAAAGCAATTTGTTTTCTATGGTCTCTTTAAAGACACCCACCAAGAAGTGATCAACACATTAGAGTTTGAAGAAGAACTTATGGATGCCTGGGATCAAGTTAAAGAATTAAACCCATCTTCTGCTACTATCGATGAAGTTAGGATTTCCCCTATTATTGGTGAGCCGTTAAAAACTTTATCGATGGAAAAAAACGAAATTGAGCAACTTTTCCCGAACCGTCATCAAGAGGAATGGGAAGGAGATAACCTACTTTCTTTCTTCACTGACAAGTATGAGCATGTTGTTTTAAAAGAAAAGGAACTGCTTGTTGAACGACCGCATGGCCATATTATTATGACTGGTCAAAATGGCAAGATGAAAGAGAATATCATTACCACCACTTCTTATATGTACGGAGTGTTTAATGCCCAACTTGTTGTCGGCAATACTTCAATGAATAAAATGATAACAAATACTAGAAATGCATTAAACATCCTGAAAACATCTGGCCAGCGGATTTATATTGAAATGGAAGGCGTATTTCAACTGCTTACTATGCCTTCAATGTATGAAATGGGCTTTAACTATGCACGTTGGTATTACAAAACAGCTGAAGAAACACTAATCATTACGAATTTCACGACTGTGGATACACCAGAAGTACTGTTGCATGTACGTTCTTTAAGCGGTAAATCCTATCGTTATCTTGTGTCAAACCAAGTGTCCATGAACAATAATGAATACGTTGTACCATTCCATATGGAAATAGATGATCAAACCATTACGTTCCGTGCTGATTCTGGAGCGGATAGTGCTAAAGCTTATCCAAATCTTACTTATCGTATTCAAGTTTCTGGTTCAGATTATAATGTGAGTGATGAACAGAAGTTTGGAGAAAATCTGATTCCTCAATCGGCTTCATTGGTTGTATTAGAATTAAGCGAAACTCCTGAATGGGAAATCACTGTTCAAGGACTTCTCCATGGAGAAACAATCCCATTTGTTAAACGCAAAGCGGAAATCGAAATTGAAACTTACCGAGAAGTCTATCGCAAGATAATGAAAGGTTTCAAGCTTTCTAAAAACGAAAACACACCTGCTGAACTTGAAAAGGTAAATGCTTTAACTTGGTGGTATACGCACAATATGTTAGTCCACTACTCTGTACCACATGGTCTTGAGCAATACGGTGGAGCAGCCTGGGGAACACGTGATGTGTGCCAAGGCCCAACAGAATATTTCATGGCAACTCAGAATTACGATGCCGTACGTGAAATTATTAAAACCGTCTTCTCACACCAGTATGAAGAAACTGGAAATTGGCCTCAATGGTTTATGTTTGATAACTATGTAACTATTCAAGCTCACGAATGCCATGGTGATATTATCGTGTGGCCGTTAAAAATGCTTAGTGATTATTTAACGGTAACAAATGATTTTAGTATTTTAGAAGAACATGTACCCTATACATCTAAGAAAACGTACACGTTCACTGAAAATATCGCTTCTATTTTAGAACATGCAAAAAAAGAGATTGGCTATATTAAAGACAATTTCCTTCACGATACGTATTTGTCTTCCTATGGTGATGGTGATTGGGACGATACACTTCAACCAGCCAACGCACAGTTGAAACAATTCATGGTAAGCAGCTGGACCGTTTCTTTAACCTACCAAGTGATGAATCAACTATCCAAAGTAATGGAAAAAGTAGATTCTGTTATTGCATATGAATTAAGAACATTAGCAACTGGTATCGAAGCTGATTTTAATAAGTATATTTTGCAGAATGAAATCATCCCTGGGTTCGTTTATATGGAGAATCCAGAAGAAGCAGAATTGATGCTTCATCCAACTGATTCAAAAACAGGTATTAACTATCGCTTATTACCAATGACGCGAAGCATGATTAGCGAGTTATTAACACCTGAGCAAGCAGAGACACATTATCAAATCATCAAAGAAAAGCTCCTTTGCCCTGATGGTGTTCGTTTAATGAACCGACCTGCTAAGTATACAGGTGGAATAAGCACACACTTCAAGCGTGCCGAGCAGGCAGCCAATTTCGGTCGAGAAATTGGTCTGCAATATGTTCATGCTCATATCCGTTTTGTTGAAGCGATGGCAAAGCTAGGAAAAGTAGATGAGGCTTGGAATGGGCTGCAGGTTATTAACCCCATTGGTATTCAAGCTGTTGTTCCAAATGCAGAAATTCGCCAAAGTAATGCTTATTTCAGTAGCTCAGACGGAAAGTTCAACACCCGTTATGAAGCACAGGAACGTTTTGATGAATTACGAAAAGGTACCGTTCAGGTAAAAGGAGGATGGCGAATCTATTCTAGTGGACCAGGAATCTATATGAATCAACTAATTTCTAATTGCTTGGGGATTCGCTTTGAAGCAACAGATTTAGTTATTGATCCAGTGTTACCACAACATTTTGATGGATTAAAATTCGAATTTATGGTTAATGACTTCCTTGTTATGTTTGTCTATCATTTAACAAATCAGGAAGAAAAAAGAGTTGTGATTAATGGACAGGTCACGAAGCTGGAGTCTCTATCTAACCGTTATCGTAAAGGTGGAGTTCGTGTTAATCAGCAAGAACTCGAACAACACTTAAACAACAACGAAAATGTAATTGAAATATTTATGTAG